One segment of Panthera uncia isolate 11264 chromosome A3 unlocalized genomic scaffold, Puncia_PCG_1.0 HiC_scaffold_12, whole genome shotgun sequence DNA contains the following:
- the LRRC56 gene encoding leucine-rich repeat-containing protein 56 isoform X2 — MDQAWDKAHGPWPSTADILVRELSWQGQHNPCPKSKDPGSHGEQLVEEYLSPARLRALAQVDDLRLVGTLEMCVSTRESSLGNFGVHLPNLSQLKLNGSCLGSVRDLGTSLGRLRVLWLARCGLTDLDGIGCFPALKELYVSYNNISDLSPLCLLEQLEVLDLEGNSVEVLEQVPPGYNYRAEVRKLVPQLRVLDEVPATHTAVPAPRELRQDWLMVKEAIKEGSVSEGLFPGLDHPHGAPIRTLGSQLSLPETQPRAPRPRPLSLLVTGGPLPGGLLLKDPAPQDDTSNLTHGASRVLCGNPTKGLRERRHQCQAWTPPEQLAPQEDLAASASTPGPDPADSSDLLALARLQAQRELRLRPLPSRYLESQQEGATAPWGPRGAPEEQEDKSKPRTPSGPQCLVPESSRTSGCNLIPSPPKFPLPSDSSNTFWGSTDLQFRRRRLRALGSLRPGPGQGLAAVTALRGLEVASGPNPRAQGCPSPKPALDPAARPPRPPVRAAPEPYHPSPIPPLV; from the exons ATGGACCAGGCCTGGGACAAAGCCCACGGGCCTTGGCCGAGCACAGCCGATATCCTGGTGCGGGAGCTGAGCTGGCAAGGCCAGCACAACCCCTGCCCGAAGAGCAAGGACCCGGGCAGCCATGGCGAGCAGTTGGTAGAGGAGTACCTGTCACCTGCCCGACTG CGCGCCCTGGCCCAGGTAGATGACCTTCGACTGGTGGGCACGCTGGAGATGTGCGTCAGCACCCGTGAGAGCAGCCTGGGGAACTTCG GGGTGCACCTGCCCAACCTCAGCCAGCTGAAGCTGAACGGTAGCTGCCTGGGCTCCGTGAG AGACCTGGGCACCTCCCTGGGCCGCTTGCGGGTGCTGTGGCTGGCCCGCTGCGGCCTGACCGACCTGGATGGCATTGGCTGCTTCCCGGCCCTGAAG GAGCTCTACGTCTCCTACAACAACATCTCAGACCTGAGCCCGCTGTGCCTGCTGGAGCAGCTGGAGGTCCTGGACCTGGAGGGTAACAGTGTGGAGGTCCTGGAGCAG GTGCCCCCCGGCTACAACTATCGGGCAGAGGTGAGGAAGCTCGTCCCACAGCTGCGGGTCCTGGATGAGGTGCCAGCCACACACACGGCCGTGCCGGCCCCCCGGGAGCTGCGCCAGGACTGGCTCATGGTGAAGGAGGCCATCAAGGAGGGCAGTGTCTCCGAAGGCCTGTTCCCCGGGCTGG ATCATCCCCACGGAGCCCCCATCCGGACACTCGGCTCCCAGCTCTCCTTGCCTGAGACCCAGCCACGGGCCCCCAGGCCACGGCCCCTCTCCCTACTGGTCACTGGGGGTCCCCTGCCGGGAGGCCTGCTTCTCAAGGACCCAGCTCCACAGGACGACACCAGTAACCTCACCCACG GTGCTAGCCGAGTCCTCTGCGGAAACCCCACCAAAGGCCTGCGGGAGCGTCGACACCAGTGCCAG GCCTGGACACCCCCGGAGCAGCTGGCCCCACAGGAGGACCTGGCTGCCAGTGCCTCCACCCCAGGGCCTGACCCTGCAGACAGCAGTGACCTCCTGGCCTTGGctaggctccaggcccagagggAGCTGCGCCTTCG TCCCCTCCCCAGTAGGTACCTGGAGTCCCAGCAGGAAGGTGCCACAGCCCCCTGGGGCCCACGGGGGGCGCCCGAAGAACAAGAGGACAAATCTAAGCCCAGGACTCCCTCTGGCCCCCAATGTCTGGTCCCAG AGTCTTCTAGGACCTCAGGCTGTAACCTGATCCCCTCTCCCCCTAAGTTCCCCTTGCCATCTGATTCCAGCAACACCTTCTGGGGGTCCACAGACCTGCAGTTCAGGAGGCGTAGGCTCAGAGCCCTAGGCAGCTTGAGGCCTGGCCCGGGTCAGGGGCTAGCTGCGGTGACAGCTCTAAGAGGCCTGGAGGTGGCCTCGGGGCCGAACCCTCGAGCCCAAGGATGTCCCAGCCCAAAGCCAGCCCTGGATCCAGCAGCCAGACCTCCCCGGCCTCCGGTGCGTGCAGCACCTGAACCCTATCACCCCAGCCCAATCCCACCCCTAGTGTAA
- the HRAS gene encoding GTPase HRas isoform X2 has translation MTEYKLVVVGAGGVGKSALTIQLIQNHFVDEYDPTIEDSYRKQVVIDGETCLLDILDTAGQEEYSAMRDQYMRTGEGFLCVFAINNTKSFEDIHQYREQIKRVKDSDDVPMVLVGNKCDLAARTVESRQAQDLARSYGIPYIETSAKTRQGSRSGSGSSSGTLWDPPGPP, from the exons ATGACGGAATATAAGCTCGTGGTGGTGGGCGCTGGAGGTGTGGGGAAGAGTGCCCTGACCATCCAGCTCATCCAGAACCACTTCGTGGACGAGTATGACCCCACCATCGAG GACTCCTATCGGAAGCAAGTGGTTATTGATGGCGAGACGTGCCTACTGGACATTTTGGACACGGCGGGCCAGGAGGAGTATAGCGCCATGCGGGACCAGTACATGCGCACTGGGGAAGGCTTCCTCTGTGTGTTTGCCATCAACAATACCAAGTCCTTTGAGGACATCCACCAGTACAG GGAGCAAATCAAGCGAGTGAAGGACTCCGATGACGTGCCCATGGTGCTGGTGGGGAACAAGTGCGACTTGGCCGCGCGCACCGTGGAGTCCCGGCAGGCGCAGGACCTCGCCCGCAGCTACGGCATCCCGTACATCGAGACGTCGGCCAAGACTCGCCAG GGCAGCcgctctggctctggctccagCTCCGGGACCCTCTGGGACCCTCCGGGACCCCCGTGA
- the LRRC56 gene encoding leucine-rich repeat-containing protein 56 isoform X1: MDQAWDKAHGPWPSTADILVRELSWQGQHNPCPKSKDPGSHGEQLVEEYLSPARLRALAQVDDLRLVGTLEMCVSTRESSLGNFGVHLPNLSQLKLNGSCLGSVRDLGTSLGRLRVLWLARCGLTDLDGIGCFPALKELYVSYNNISDLSPLCLLEQLEVLDLEGNSVEVLEQVRYLQLCPRLATLTLEGNLVCLRPGPSPSNEVPPGYNYRAEVRKLVPQLRVLDEVPATHTAVPAPRELRQDWLMVKEAIKEGSVSEGLFPGLDHPHGAPIRTLGSQLSLPETQPRAPRPRPLSLLVTGGPLPGGLLLKDPAPQDDTSNLTHGASRVLCGNPTKGLRERRHQCQAWTPPEQLAPQEDLAASASTPGPDPADSSDLLALARLQAQRELRLRPLPSRYLESQQEGATAPWGPRGAPEEQEDKSKPRTPSGPQCLVPESSRTSGCNLIPSPPKFPLPSDSSNTFWGSTDLQFRRRRLRALGSLRPGPGQGLAAVTALRGLEVASGPNPRAQGCPSPKPALDPAARPPRPPVRAAPEPYHPSPIPPLV, translated from the exons ATGGACCAGGCCTGGGACAAAGCCCACGGGCCTTGGCCGAGCACAGCCGATATCCTGGTGCGGGAGCTGAGCTGGCAAGGCCAGCACAACCCCTGCCCGAAGAGCAAGGACCCGGGCAGCCATGGCGAGCAGTTGGTAGAGGAGTACCTGTCACCTGCCCGACTG CGCGCCCTGGCCCAGGTAGATGACCTTCGACTGGTGGGCACGCTGGAGATGTGCGTCAGCACCCGTGAGAGCAGCCTGGGGAACTTCG GGGTGCACCTGCCCAACCTCAGCCAGCTGAAGCTGAACGGTAGCTGCCTGGGCTCCGTGAG AGACCTGGGCACCTCCCTGGGCCGCTTGCGGGTGCTGTGGCTGGCCCGCTGCGGCCTGACCGACCTGGATGGCATTGGCTGCTTCCCGGCCCTGAAG GAGCTCTACGTCTCCTACAACAACATCTCAGACCTGAGCCCGCTGTGCCTGCTGGAGCAGCTGGAGGTCCTGGACCTGGAGGGTAACAGTGTGGAGGTCCTGGAGCAGGTGCGTTACCTGCAGCTGTGCCCGAGGCTGGCCACGCTCACCCTGGAGGGCAACCTGGTGTGCCTGCGGCCAGGGCCCAGCCCCTCCAACGAG GTGCCCCCCGGCTACAACTATCGGGCAGAGGTGAGGAAGCTCGTCCCACAGCTGCGGGTCCTGGATGAGGTGCCAGCCACACACACGGCCGTGCCGGCCCCCCGGGAGCTGCGCCAGGACTGGCTCATGGTGAAGGAGGCCATCAAGGAGGGCAGTGTCTCCGAAGGCCTGTTCCCCGGGCTGG ATCATCCCCACGGAGCCCCCATCCGGACACTCGGCTCCCAGCTCTCCTTGCCTGAGACCCAGCCACGGGCCCCCAGGCCACGGCCCCTCTCCCTACTGGTCACTGGGGGTCCCCTGCCGGGAGGCCTGCTTCTCAAGGACCCAGCTCCACAGGACGACACCAGTAACCTCACCCACG GTGCTAGCCGAGTCCTCTGCGGAAACCCCACCAAAGGCCTGCGGGAGCGTCGACACCAGTGCCAG GCCTGGACACCCCCGGAGCAGCTGGCCCCACAGGAGGACCTGGCTGCCAGTGCCTCCACCCCAGGGCCTGACCCTGCAGACAGCAGTGACCTCCTGGCCTTGGctaggctccaggcccagagggAGCTGCGCCTTCG TCCCCTCCCCAGTAGGTACCTGGAGTCCCAGCAGGAAGGTGCCACAGCCCCCTGGGGCCCACGGGGGGCGCCCGAAGAACAAGAGGACAAATCTAAGCCCAGGACTCCCTCTGGCCCCCAATGTCTGGTCCCAG AGTCTTCTAGGACCTCAGGCTGTAACCTGATCCCCTCTCCCCCTAAGTTCCCCTTGCCATCTGATTCCAGCAACACCTTCTGGGGGTCCACAGACCTGCAGTTCAGGAGGCGTAGGCTCAGAGCCCTAGGCAGCTTGAGGCCTGGCCCGGGTCAGGGGCTAGCTGCGGTGACAGCTCTAAGAGGCCTGGAGGTGGCCTCGGGGCCGAACCCTCGAGCCCAAGGATGTCCCAGCCCAAAGCCAGCCCTGGATCCAGCAGCCAGACCTCCCCGGCCTCCGGTGCGTGCAGCACCTGAACCCTATCACCCCAGCCCAATCCCACCCCTAGTGTAA